Proteins from a single region of Sphaerochaeta globosa str. Buddy:
- a CDS encoding threonine aldolase family protein, translating to MQVFDLRSDTITKPTLDMRKAMAAAEVGDDVYREDPTTTKLEKLAAELTGKERALFVSSGCMGNLISLYIQAGRGKEVLCASNSHIIQHEIGSIAAIAGSLHITINAPRGVLNATDFKSLVKQGSYDMATTALIEVENTIGGYCYPLENLEMIHDFASTHNLKVHMDGARIFNAQTATGIPVKTYAKYADSITFCLSKGLGCPVGSMLCGDKDFISQALTVRKLLGGGMRQTGILAAAGLYALEHHVDRLKDDHAHAKAIADTLAKTGWADVDMPGVQTNILFFTVHSLTAQEVVKQLARIGILANTEGDTVRLVTNLDISDDDTQSICSLLASFELEGLA from the coding sequence ATGCAGGTATTTGACCTTCGAAGTGATACGATTACCAAACCCACCCTTGACATGAGAAAAGCCATGGCAGCAGCTGAGGTAGGAGACGACGTCTATCGGGAAGACCCAACGACAACCAAGCTTGAGAAGCTGGCGGCAGAGCTTACCGGAAAAGAGCGGGCCCTCTTTGTTTCCTCGGGGTGCATGGGTAATCTTATCAGCTTGTACATCCAGGCTGGACGGGGCAAGGAAGTACTGTGTGCAAGCAACAGCCACATCATCCAGCACGAGATAGGTTCCATTGCAGCCATAGCCGGCTCACTTCATATTACCATCAATGCACCTCGAGGGGTGCTGAATGCAACCGACTTCAAATCCTTGGTGAAACAAGGCTCTTACGATATGGCCACCACAGCCCTCATCGAGGTAGAAAACACCATCGGAGGATATTGCTATCCACTGGAAAACCTCGAAATGATTCACGACTTTGCCTCTACCCACAATCTGAAAGTCCACATGGATGGCGCTCGGATTTTCAATGCCCAGACTGCCACCGGCATCCCGGTAAAGACCTATGCCAAGTATGCCGACTCTATCACGTTCTGCCTCTCCAAAGGCCTTGGCTGCCCGGTGGGAAGCATGCTCTGTGGTGACAAGGACTTTATTTCCCAAGCGCTTACCGTACGCAAGCTGCTCGGAGGCGGAATGCGCCAAACCGGCATACTCGCTGCTGCAGGGCTGTATGCACTTGAGCATCATGTCGATCGCCTGAAGGACGACCATGCTCATGCAAAGGCAATCGCCGATACCCTTGCAAAAACCGGCTGGGCTGATGTGGATATGCCGGGAGTACAGACCAACATCCTGTTCTTCACTGTCCACTCCCTGACCGCCCAAGAGGTGGTAAAACAACTCGCACGCATCGGTATTTTGGCCAATACCGAAGGTGATACGGTACGCTTGGTAACCAACCTCGATATCAGCGATGACGATACCCAAAGTATTTGTTCTTTGCTCGCTTCATTCGAGCTCGAGGGCCTTGCATGA
- a CDS encoding EFR1 family ferrodoxin (N-terminal region resembles flavodoxins. C-terminal ferrodoxin region binds two 4Fe-4S clusters.): MKTTLICFSGTGNSYYIAQRLCAELGDCQVLMIPHLMQNQVFELTEQVGFVFPVYKGFPPNLVTHFIQEVFAKQDLTPVKYLFQVATRYLFQAYTFQAMDVVLKEAGAITSYVNHVVMPDGYVPLLTAPAQEKIDDLYTKADLKIAQIAKDIEMETLRLPFRPPFSRLAVNHFMVPIHRAFMDTALDFEVTDACISCGLCYRMCPSFNIEMVDGKPEFDRACTGCLGCYHRCPTQAIVFKQKVKNGRYPNPRSTYTMEYRR; this comes from the coding sequence ATGAAAACAACACTCATCTGCTTTTCTGGAACGGGAAACAGCTACTATATTGCACAGCGCCTTTGCGCAGAACTTGGGGATTGTCAAGTTCTGATGATTCCGCACCTCATGCAGAACCAAGTGTTTGAGCTTACTGAGCAGGTGGGTTTCGTATTTCCCGTGTATAAGGGCTTTCCTCCCAACCTCGTAACGCACTTCATCCAAGAGGTCTTTGCCAAACAAGACCTTACACCGGTCAAGTATCTATTCCAAGTGGCTACCCGTTACTTGTTTCAGGCGTACACATTCCAAGCCATGGATGTAGTACTCAAGGAAGCTGGGGCCATCACCAGCTACGTCAACCACGTAGTCATGCCCGATGGGTATGTACCGTTGCTTACCGCCCCGGCACAAGAAAAAATTGATGATCTCTACACAAAGGCTGACCTGAAAATTGCCCAAATTGCGAAGGATATTGAAATGGAAACCCTCAGACTTCCCTTCCGCCCACCCTTCAGTCGCTTGGCGGTCAATCACTTCATGGTACCCATCCATCGCGCCTTCATGGATACAGCCCTCGATTTCGAAGTCACCGATGCTTGTATCTCCTGTGGCCTGTGCTATCGCATGTGCCCCTCTTTCAATATTGAAATGGTTGATGGGAAGCCCGAATTTGACAGGGCTTGCACCGGCTGCCTTGGATGTTACCACCGCTGTCCTACCCAAGCCATTGTATTCAAACAAAAGGTGAAGAATGGAAGGTATCCCAATCCCCGTTCAACCTACACCATGGAGTATCGTAGGTAA